A part of Primulina eburnea isolate SZY01 chromosome 10, ASM2296580v1, whole genome shotgun sequence genomic DNA contains:
- the LOC140802934 gene encoding uncharacterized protein, producing MDRLFVKLKRLKSHLKWWNQDVFGNIFDKISEAETAVKLAESACETDPTDLHWTRLSKCNEDLAKVTAMEADFLETKICLNPSVLSCSDFSDLIPLISESENRHLTAEPSSEEHDVLDAVLDFFHGSPMPQDFTATTITLIPKVEGAHSWTDFCPISLCNVTNKIISKLIYSHMSKVVEKIISMNQSGFVPGRLISDNILLAQELIHSFNLPSPRGNVIIKLDMAKAYDRVQLPFLLQILNKLGFRIQLLP from the exons ATGGATCGGCTCTTTGTCAAGCTCAAGCGGCTTAAGAGTCACCTCAAGTGGTGGAATCAGGATGTTTTTGGAaacatctttgataaaatctctGAGGCTGAGACTGCTGTGAAACTAGCAGAAAGTGCTTGTGAGACTGACCCTACTGATTTACACTGGACACGCTTGTCCAAGTGTAATGAAGATCTTGCGAAGGTCACAGCTATGGAGGCGGATTTTTTGGAAACAAAAATCTGCCT GAACCCTTCTGTTCTGAGTTGCTCGGATTTTTCTGATTTGATCCCTCTGATCTCGGAATCAGAGAACCGCCATCTCACTGCCGAACCTTCTTCGGAAGAG CATGATGTTCTCGATGCGGTGTTGGACTTCTTTCATGGGTCCCCGATGCCCCAGGATTTCACTGCCACCACCATCACTCTGATTCCGAAAGTTGAGGGAGCTCATTCATGGACTGACTTTTGTCCCATAAGCCTCTGTAATGTCACGAACAAGATCATCTCGAAGTTGATCTATTCGCATATGAGCAAGGTTGTCGAGAAGATCATCTCTATGAATCAGAGTGGTTTCGTTCCTGGCAGACTTATTTCTGATAACATCCTTCTAGCCCAAGAACTCATTCATAGCTTCAACCTTCCCTCTCCCAGGGGTAATGTCATCATCAAGTTGGATATGGCTAAGGCCTACGACAGGGTCCAATTGCCTTTCCTCCTCCAGATTCTCAATAAGCTTGGTTTTCGGATACAGTTGTTGCCATGA
- the LOC140802935 gene encoding uncharacterized protein, producing MSSGMRLSAWAPVVVGCYPLEEFNTFILDSDLIDARFEGSSFTWTNKTIWKRLDRVLVSVDWGDHFSSIRVEHLARTVSDNCPLLVTAPVFARGLSSFRFQRILSGMPRLFAKMKRLKHHLRWWNRDVFGNIFDRLTEAERAVRSAEAVCEADPSDANWTSLSDRNEDLARITALEADFLKQKTACH from the exons ATGTCGTCAGGGATGCGTCTGAGTGCTTGGGCTCCCGTGGTGGTAGGTTGTTACCCACTGGAGGAGTTCAACACTTTTATTCTTGATTCTGACCTGATCGATGCTCGTTTTGAGGGGTCTTCGTTCACTTGGACGAATAAGACCATTTGGAAGCGGTTGGACAGGGTCTTGGTTTCTGTTGATTGGGGAGATCATTTCAGCTCCATTCGGGTTGAACATCTCGCTCGTACTGTCTCAGATAACTGTCCGCTTTTGGTCACCGCTCCTGTTTTTGCCCGTGGGCTGAGCTCGTTTCGCTTCCAGCGTAT TCTGAGCGGCATGCCTCGGCTTTTTGCCAAGATGAAGCGTCTCAAGCATCACCTCCGATGGTGGAATCGAGATGTTTTCGGTAACATCTTTGATAGACTCACTGAGGCTGAGAGGGCTGTTCGTTCAGCCGAGGCTGTCTGTGAGGCCGACCCTTCTGACGCAAATTGGACTTCGCTGTCCGATCGCAATGAGGATCTGGCCCGTATCACCGCCTTGGAGGCGGATTTTTTGAAACAGAAAACGGCTTGCCATTGA